The sequence below is a genomic window from Silene latifolia isolate original U9 population chromosome 7, ASM4854445v1, whole genome shotgun sequence.
CACTACAACACCCTGCAACTCTCCTGCAATTTCCTGTGAGCACAGGGTTTCCAACTATATGTCACTTGTTCTCGAAGTTACTCGAATTGCTTACGATTCTGAGCAGCTTGGTGGGTTTATTTCCAGTAAAATAGGTCAACTAAGAGAGCTTAAGGAGTTGACTCTCACCAATAACCATCTTATTGGTCAACTCCCACAAGAAATAGTTGACTGTAGGAAACTTCAGGTACTAAACCTCAGAAACAACCTTTTTTCAGGAAATGTTCCTTCTGAACTGTCAAAACTTGTGCTACTGAGAGTACTTGATTTGTCTGATAATAGATTTACTGGGGATTTGAGCTTTCTTAAGTACTTCCCTAAGTTGGAGAAACTCTCACTTGCTAATAACCTCTTTTCTGGGATTGTCCCGTCGTCTTTAAGGTCGTTTCACAATCTGCGACTTCTCGACATTTCTGGGAATAATCATATTCAAGGCCCGGTTCCTGATCTAGACGGGGTAGAATATATATCATCACTTCCTAGACGTTATATGATCGAACAAAACTCAACCAGGAACAACCAAAGTTCTACGGGAAGAGTTGAAGGTCCTGCCCAAGCTCCATCGCCGTCAGTAGTACTTCATAATGAGCATGAAAGCACGAAGAAGCTAGTAACGTGGTTACTTGGATTAGCAATTGGAGTAGGAATTGGGTTTTTTTCAGGGGTGACCATTTCGGTCTTTGTGAAGGTGGGTTTGGCTCTGGTTCGTCTTTGGAGGACAGAAGAGAGTTTTGGGGTATCGCTCTTTAGTCCACTAATTCAGAACGCGGAAGACCTTGCCTTCTTGGAGAAGGACGACGGTTTATCTGGATTGCAAGTTATAGGCAAAGGTGGGTGTGGTGAAGTATATAAAGCCGTGTTGCCAGGGAGTGATGGCAGAATAATTGCTATTAAGAAGATTATCCAATCACCAGAGGCTGTTGAAGACATCGACGGAGAAAATAGCAAGGTTTTAGACCCTAAGATGCGCCAAGTCAGAGCTGAAATACAAACAATTGGAAGACTTCGTCACAGCAATGTACTCCCTCTCCTTGCTCATGTATCACGACCCGACTGTCATTATCTGGTTTATGAGTTTGTGAAGAATGGGAGCTTGCATGACAAAATGGTGGAAATGGAAGAAGGAAACACGAGTTTAGACTGGCTGGCCCGATATAGAGTAGCACTTGGGGTAGCCACTGGACTCGAATATCTTCACATAAATAATAAACCACGGATCATTCACAGAGATCTAAAACCCGGAAATATACTCCTTGACGATGATATGGAGGCTCGAATTTCAGATTTCGGGCTTGCAAAGGAAATGCCTAATGAAAAAACCCATGTGTCAACTAATGTCGTGGGAACACATGGGTATATAGCGCCTGAATACCATCAAACATTCAGATATACAGAAAAATGTGATATGTACAGCTTCGGGGTAATTCTTGGTAGCTTGGTGATCGGGAAATTGCCAAGTGATTTGTTTTTCCAGGAAACCGACGAGATACATTTGGTGACATGGATGAGGAACATCATGAGTTCAGAGGATCCGACAAAAGCATTGGATCCTGCACTGCGAGGGAACGGGTATGAAGAGCAAATGCTACAGGTTTTGAAAATTGCTTGCTTTTGCACTGTTGAGGATCCCAAAGAAAGGCCTAACAGTAGGGATGTTAGGTCTATGTTGTCTCAAATAAACCACCAAGTTAGTGGGATCTCTGATTTTGTGAATTGTGAACCTCATGTTCACTCAGAATCTTCGTAAATCACAGTGGGTACGACTCGCCTCTGATCCTTTTATGTGCAGGATGCAGATCTTTTGTGGCAGTGGGGTAATAACATTGTTGTAGGTGTTTGCGCTCAGTGTGAGCCTGAATTTTCAGCGTAAACCAAAATTATGTATGTACACACATAAAAATTACTCTTTTATGTTACCTCAAAAAGTTTAGGCGtagttgttatttttgaaagagAAAATTCCGACTGAGATCTGAGGTCCTTCAGTCTGAGTAGAATCCTATGCTTAAGTAAATGGTTTTAAAAAGCCTCGGTCTGAAATGAGACTAGGGCAGATCAAGTTATTAGCATAATAGCATATGAAGAATTCCACAGCAGCAAAACCTATCACTATCTCGAGTAAATTCTGTTGCAAGGTATCAAATATACCAACAAGATGTTGGCAGTTTGCCCTTTGATGCAGAAAACGTAGAGAAAGATGCATGACATGAACATTACAGTGGAATATGAGAGGGTGTTGCCCTTTCAACGAGGTCAAATTTGTAACCCATACACACCGAAGAATACAGAAGAATACAGCAAAGGGTGAATACAATAAACTACCGAGTACCGATGTAGACAGTAATGGTCTTGCCAAGTACTTCAAGCTTATTTATCTACAATAAaagttttaaataataattactAGATTttatgcccgtgcgatgcacggtaACTAAATAATGTGATTCAAATTTAACAATTATTATAGTTTTTTAGCTTTAATTTAATAAGGAAAAAAAAAGCAATACATTATACattaaataaattatatatagaCTGGAAAACATATTGATACTACCCGTTTTTTCCCTAATCTACGAGGACAAATGCATCGTTATTGATAAATGTTCTGTTATATTCAAACGCCATGTTTATACATTTGCAGGCCTGTAAGTTTTCTTATAATTGTTTTCTTATAATgtttactagtttgaatgcccgtgcgttgcaacggggtaattaacttatttataatgcaaaaaaaaaaaaaaagttgtaagggtttaatgtttacattctataatatatacgtgggttaactcttatttataatcatataatcaccccaccttatactaatttttcgatgtgggacaattctactattcataagtaatatattcaccaaacttggttttttttttttttcctgatgtgggacaattctactatttatacgtaatataaattcatcaaacctgcattgtttttcaatgtgggacaaataacatactcagaattacatcatcttttttgcacttagttcgacatccaaccagatctcgaataccgaatacagacaattactactcattatatctaatagttatatttaaatttaataatatgatcaagtactctccattaatatttgtacgttgtttttcttcgaAATTTTTTTAACATAATttagatacggaaatttcccgtgttACCCTTTAATTTTGTCGATTTTCTATGTTACCCCCTTTTTAAGAATCATCTatagtacccttgaggttccatttttttgcccatggtaccccctaatgtaaaggctgttaaatggacgttaagtttgatggtgtggcaataaaataacaattaaaaaataataccacctttattgttttattggtacggatatctctctcttttaaatgaaaatttaattaactatatcattataatattggaaaatttctcatggtaacctctttgatagattacacatgctaccatggacgttttttttttatcataattaaaatatgtgcaaatgataggaacctatactctaatgatagaatatttaGTACGGTTTGGGATGAGAGAAGGTAGAGAGAGGATACGTCTCTAATTTCTCGTGTTCTAGGGTTTCCCGACGCAATGGCTCGACctaaaaaacacaataataatcccaaaaattcacaaaaacacaaaaatacgaTAATTGATACTACTTTAGATGATCAGATCACTCAGGATTTGATTGCAGAACAGAAAATTGTTGATGGTAAACAAGTGACTGCTGATGGTGATTGGAGtgaagtttctcggagtcacaaaGGGAAGGGTGTTGCTGAGTCTTCATCGTCCAATTCCAGGAAACCTCAAATCTCGCTAGAGGATGTGTCAGGTGAGATCAATTTTTGGTCTACGGCTGTTTATGGATATATTTTGAGGGCGAGACCTCCCTGGTCTGTTGTTAATGGATTTCTTAAGAGGGTTTGGGTTGGCTTTGATATTGACAAGATATCATTCATGACGAATGGTATATTTCTGGTTCGCTTTAAGACGAAGGAACATCAGAAGAAGGCGTTGGATTATGGCCCCTTAATGTTTGATAGTAAACCTGTTATCATCAAGGAATGGCTTCCTGACTCTTGTTTGGTTAAACATGATGTTAAACAAATCGCAATTTGGTTAAGATTCATGAGTTGGATATTAAGTTCTGGGGTGAACGGTGTCTAAGGAAGATCATTGCTCCCTTGGGTAAATTTCTTAAATGTGATGCTAACACTGCCAACAGGAATTTTCTGAGCTTTCCTCGGCTCCTGGAGGTGGAAATGGGTCAGGATTTTCCTAAGGTGATTGAGTTTTTGGATGAATCTGCTAAGGAACAGTCTGTCAGATTGGAGTATGAATGGTTGCCCATTACCTGTGGGAAATGCAATGGAATTGGTCATTCTTTGGAACAGTGTAGGGGGCAGCAGCAGAAGCTTCCTAAACGGGTTTGGAAACCTGTGGTACCCAAGCCTATGGTAACCAAGCCTTTGGTAACCAAGCCGGTTGCCAGGAAAACTCCTGCTAAGGTAGTTGCTCAGAATACCTCCCCTAATTCTACTACCCCTGTAGTTGTGCAGGTGAGCTCTTCTGTGGTTACTCCTGTACCCCCTCCTGGTAAGACTAAATCCACTTTGCCTACACCTGCTAGAGTGTTTACCACGTTCTCAAGGCAGGGGCCTGATATTGCGAGTACCTCAAGTGCTTTGCCTGGTTTGTCCTTTATGGATTCTCTGAATGCAGCTGTGCAGAGGTCCCTAAGGAAATTGGATGGTAGGGGGTCTGTGACACCAACCCTTGACAATGGCTAATCTTGGTTTTTGGAACGTTAGAGGGTTAAATAGTCTAACAAAACAGAAGGACATTAAATGGTTTCTTCACAAGAATAATGTTGGATTTTTTAGCCTTCTTGAGACTAGGGTTAGTTGTAGTAGGTGGAATAAGGTGCATAATAATATTTGTAGTGATTGGTCTATTTGTACGAATAATTCTAGTCATAAAGGTGGGAGGATTTGGCTGATGTGGAACTCCAGTTTGTTTACTATCAATATTTTTGATGTTACTGCTCAAAGTATCTTCTCTAAGGTGACTGATAATGTGAGGGGGCTTAAGTTTAAGCTGACAGTGGTGTATGGCTTTAACAAGTTAGCTGATAGGAAGGACCTTTAGAGCTCTATTCTTAAGTATGCTCATTGGGGGAAGGGTCCTTGGATGGTTCATGGGGATTTTAACAATGTATTGTACCCTGATGAGAGGATTGGTACAGATATTAGTTGGGCTGAGATCAAGCATTTCCAGGATACTTGTAACAGGAGTAATCTTCAAACAATGAAAACTGTGGGGGCTTTTTTTACGTGGAACAATAAACATGATGTAGGGACCAGAGTATTTAGTAGGATTGATAGGGTGTTGCATAATGATGATTGGATGCTTGAGTATCCTGATAGTGTGGCCAATTTCTTGCCTGAGGGTTTATATGACCACTCCCCTTGCATTATTAGCTTGAGGGATAGGCCTGTTAGTAGACCCAAGGCTTTCAGATACTTTAATATGTGGTCTCTGGATGAAGAGTTTCAGGCTTTGGTACAGATAGTGTGGCAGCAGCAGGTACCTGGCACTTGTATGTATCAAATGGTGATGAAGTTAAAAAATCTGAAGAGGCCTTTGAAAGGGTTAAATAAGGAGGGGTTCCATAATATTGAGCATACTTTCCATGTTGCTGAAAAAGCTCTTTTTTTGTATTCAGGAGGAGCTTAACAGAAATCCTAATGATGCTAGTTTGAATGAAAATGAGACGGTGGCTAGTCAGGAGGTCCAAAAACTTTTAAAAGCTAAGCAGATGTTCCTAAGTCAGAAAGCTAATCTGCAGTGGGTGTTGGAGGGGGAGGATAACTCTGCCTATTTCCACTCTGttattaagaagaaaagagccaGTAATAAAGTCTTTCAGATCAAAGATATGGAGGGTGTGCTTCATTCTGATCCTGCAGGTGTGGCTAAAGCCTTTGAATTGTTTTACAAGGATTTGCTTGGGACTGCTCAAGATGTTGAGAAGGTCCAGGCTTCTCTGGTGACTGTGGGGAAGGTGGTCCAGCCATCTCATTTATCTGTGCTTTTAAGACCAGTTACATGGCCTGAAATAAAAGAAGCTATGTTTTCTATTCCTGGAAGCAAAGCTGCCGGTCCTGATGGATTTTCAAGCCAATTTTTCAAGGATGCGTGGGGGATTGTAGGGGATTCTGTTATTGCAGCAGTGATGGATTTTTTCAACACTGGGAAGTTATTAAAACAGGTGAACCATACCATTCTGACTTTGATTCCCAAAGTTGAGTTGCCTACTCAGGTGGCTCAATTTAGACCCATTGCGTGCTGTAACGTGGTTTACAAATGTATCACAAAGTTGCTTTGTAATAGACTAAGTTTGGTCTTACTTGACTTGGTGAGTGTTAATCAGAGTGCCTTTGTGAAGAATAGGGATATAGTGGAGAATATACTTGTGTGCCAAGATCTTGTCAAATTGTACAAACGTAAGTGCTGCTCTCCAAGAATTTTGATGAAGATTGATTTGCAGAAGGCATACGACTCTATAGAATGGTCTTTTGTTAGGGGTATGCTGGAGGCCTTGGGTTTCCCTGAGTTGTTTATCAGCAGAGTTATGGAATGTGT
It includes:
- the LOC141591055 gene encoding leucine-rich repeat receptor-like serine/threonine/tyrosine-protein kinase SOBIR1, whose product is MDLNSNKLYITSFLLISSVIFLAHAKLELNLDRSDYNAFKIIQTDLGIYKHHPSFTTTPCNSPAISCEHRVSNYMSLVLEVTRIAYDSEQLGGFISSKIGQLRELKELTLTNNHLIGQLPQEIVDCRKLQVLNLRNNLFSGNVPSELSKLVLLRVLDLSDNRFTGDLSFLKYFPKLEKLSLANNLFSGIVPSSLRSFHNLRLLDISGNNHIQGPVPDLDGVEYISSLPRRYMIEQNSTRNNQSSTGRVEGPAQAPSPSVVLHNEHESTKKLVTWLLGLAIGVGIGFFSGVTISVFVKVGLALVRLWRTEESFGVSLFSPLIQNAEDLAFLEKDDGLSGLQVIGKGGCGEVYKAVLPGSDGRIIAIKKIIQSPEAVEDIDGENSKVLDPKMRQVRAEIQTIGRLRHSNVLPLLAHVSRPDCHYLVYEFVKNGSLHDKMVEMEEGNTSLDWLARYRVALGVATGLEYLHINNKPRIIHRDLKPGNILLDDDMEARISDFGLAKEMPNEKTHVSTNVVGTHGYIAPEYHQTFRYTEKCDMYSFGVILGSLVIGKLPSDLFFQETDEIHLVTWMRNIMSSEDPTKALDPALRGNGYEEQMLQVLKIACFCTVEDPKERPNSRDVRSMLSQINHQVSGISDFVNCEPHVHSESS